The following are encoded in a window of Deinococcus radiopugnans ATCC 19172 genomic DNA:
- a CDS encoding type II toxin-antitoxin system Phd/YefM family antitoxin, which yields MTTVNMHDAKTQLSKLVEAAERGETVIIARNGKPAARLCALEETEGQWSPQALAFFAAPVTPELADFTIPRDDLPPLEDRELF from the coding sequence ATGACGACCGTGAACATGCACGACGCCAAGACCCAGCTGAGCAAACTGGTGGAAGCCGCCGAACGCGGCGAGACGGTGATCATTGCCCGCAACGGCAAGCCCGCCGCCCGGTTGTGCGCCCTGGAAGAGACCGAGGGGCAGTGGTCCCCGCAGGCCCTGGCCTTCTTCGCGGCCCCAGTCACCCCAGAACTTGCGGACTTCACCATCCCCCGCGACGATCTGCCGCCACTGGAAGACCGGGAGCTGTTCTGA